The genomic window AATCTTTTCTATTCCACCCTCTCATCTCTCCATTTCATGACTCTTTCCTCCCCTAACACAACTAACTTGATTCAGATTTTCATGATCTTTCTTCACCTGGACTACTGAAAATAATGTTCTAATCCACCCTTCACAAAACTGCCAAATTAATAATTTGAAAGTCTCCTTGTCACTCTTCTATTAAAAAAGAGCTCTAGGGGTTGTCCCCACCATGATCTTTTGGTAAAAATACAAATTCTCAATTGtgatttaaagtccttcacaatctggttccagCTTATTCTTCCAGGTTGATTATACCTTACGCTTGCCTACTATTGTTCATCATACATAATTTTCCAACTCCCACTTCTATGAATCTGGTTATGATGAGTTTATGCCTCAAATACTTTTCTTCACCACTATATGGTTTTGTATATATTGTCCTTTATCTGAATACAAGTGATCAAACTCTCACATTTGTACTTATATCCCAATAATTAACAGTTATCTGGCActtagcaagcacttaataaacaaatgcttattgactatgactagattacattttatattcactatttttaaagattatgatatatgttttttattttagttaagTTTTATTACTTTATTGGAATAATCtgaacattttcattttgtaacTTTAGAGTTATGAGAAAAATGCACTACAACCCAAATCTTACAGCTTATTTAAATGTTATTAGCATCATTTAACTTCTGAGGTGTAATCTCAATTAACAACCAGTTTTTAGATTTGTATGTGCCATGTGCACTATACCAAGTGCtagaaatgtaaatgtaaaaattatcTCTGCACTCTTAAGGAATTCACATTCCTTAATTTCAATAATTCtaattaaatatagaaaaagaggcaagaagTAAGGTAATATCAAGATTATGTTTCAGTACCATAGGTAGAAAGCTGAAAAGAGAACTGGAAACTGCCTCTTATCTACCTCAAAAGTAGACAACATgtacaaatgtaaatatattctaaataaatgCAAGACAATTTCTGGAGAAGGCAGCAGGACCTGAGGACATAAAGATCACAAAAGTTTGCATATAGTAGGTAACAATTAAGGTAAGTTTTGAAACAAATAATTCCAAAATGAGAGAATATGAAAGTCTAGGTTATACAACTTTAAGTACAGTAATAAATGccaaataaggaaaaaacaaaacaaaacaaaaaaacactttaatATAATGAAGAAATACTTAAAATTCCATACCAAATTTCATCTTCAAAgcttcataaaatttttaaaaagatgcttttTTACTTAAAAGCTCCCTAGTCGAGCAATTTGTTACTACACCCCCAAAGCTATTAAATATTGTTCAAACCTACTATCTCAGAATGTTActaagtttgtatcccaaaaagatcaaaaaaagaaaagaaagtacttacatgtacaaaaatatttagctttttttttggtagcaatgaatagaaaattcagatgcctatcaattgaggaatgtcgAACTAGTGAAGATATGactgtgatgaaatattattgcattacaagaacaagaaatgatgaaggagaaggactgtttcagaaaaacctgggaagtttGTATGAATgctcagaaccaagaaaacaatttacatagtcaataacaatattgtaaagataaacacTGACAGATTCACTAACTCTAATCAAACACAATGATCAATCACAACTCGAAGGATCCATAACATATCCactacagaaaaagaactgatagattCAAAATGTAGAATGAATTTAcagatttcttctatttcttaatttaaaCTAATGAGCAATTTtttccatgtatatatgtattaataaaggattttattttttcttgccttttcaatggatgAGAGAATTTacaacagaaatttttttttttttaaaaagggatgcTAAGCAAAGTGAACACAATGAGAAAACAGCAGTAACAGCAAATGTGTTGTGATCAACTATAACAAATTTAGCTCTCTTCAGCAATACCATGatcaaagaatttcaaaagatgcatgatggaaaattctatttatattcagagaaagaactacttatgtctgaatgtaaatcaaagcatactattttcacttttatttttttcatgttttttctttttgttctatttcttagcaacatgactaatacaaaaatgtgttttataggattacacacatataacctatattaaattgcttactacCTTGCAGAAGTGGGGGCTGGAAGGGAGGAcgaaaaaaaatttgcaactcaaaagaaatttttaaaattaaaacatggGAAAGCAGGGTAGGAAATGACCAGTGATGCTCAAGTAAAGTAAAACCTGATGTTCTGGCCTGGTTACTCCTTTACACTCAAACTTTTCAAAACCCATCACAATCTGACCTCCTCCTATCTTTCTGGTCTTACCATTACCCTACCTATGACTAGATATGATCTGGCAACCTTGGTCATCATCTTGTTCCTAATAAATGAGACTTCATTTCCTGACTACCTTTTCGCAAGCTGTTCTTCATGCCTAGAATATATTCTTTCCTCACCTCTGCATTCCAATTCACATTCCAGCCTCAGGTCAAATTCCATAGAGTCCTTTACTAGATCCCCTAATTGCTAGTGGTATCCTTCTGAGATTACTTTCTAGTTaaaacacatatataacatatatgcaaAATTTTCTGTCACATGGTCTCATCCATTATAGTTGTCAGCTGATGAAGGCAAGGATCCTATTTTTCACTATATACCTGACACataggaaacatttaataaatgctttctgattgaCCTTAAGAATCTCTTCTACAATATTACTAATAATCACTAAATTCTACTTGAAGACCATAGGTCTTTTTCTTTGCAGAAATAAAAcctcaattaaaataaaattgaaaaatatgggGGTGATGCTAGGTGATAGTTTAGTAACTTCCAATCAGGACTTCATTGCTCAGAAGAAAACCCTATCTTTGGGTGGTGAGATATCCAAAGTTGGCAATACTGAAAAGGAGAAGCTGAAGATTTCAAgagtgaagggaagaaaaatgttgAAATCACTAAGacaagatgaaaataataaagagtAATAAGTGGCAGGATGACAGATTGTGAAAATATGAAGGGATAAAGACTGAAAGATAACAGAACGAAGTATAATAGGAGAGGTGGAAGGAAAGGGGTTTTTATCAGAGTTTAACATCTTAAGAGATgtcaaaagcaaaaagaagacTCAAATTGCAGAACTGAACAGACACCTACATGCAGGATCCATATAAGGCATGGTTCTAGAGTTAGGAGATTTATACCACTTGTTTACAATtcctttatttaataaataagtcTGCAGAGCTTAAGTGGCTGACTATCATTACTTCATTTGATACTGATAACTAGTGAGAAGGTGGCAAGAGAAATATTTCCTTTggaaatggagaaactgaagtagctaagtaacttgctcaaaatTACATGCCTAGTAAGCTGGAGAACAGGCACACATACCCAAGTTTTACAGTTCTAAGTTCTACGCTTCACCAGAATCACAGTGCCTTTAAAATACAGCCTGGCTCACTGAAAAgtgacaaaataaatcaaaactagAATACAAATGTCATTTGTAACTGAACAGAAAAGAGACAATTCTAAAATTAACACAGACACATAATTACATGCTATATTTGAAGGATCCCTACAGTATCCTAAAGTCATCAATGCAAATATCCATTATATTTCACACTGCACACTGTACATATGTGAAGAGGCTACTAGTTAGCTGAAAGTTATTGAACAGGGatttggtaggaaaaaaaaaaaaaaaagcaatggatgGGAGGAGGTTCAATAAAGCCAATTTCCAATGGTAACTCTTCAACTATATTGGCTACATGACCTTACCATACAAACTTCTTTGAGTCTTgtattcttcatttgtaaaatgaagtttaCTAGAGTCCCTTTAaagtctctttctccttttaagaGTCTATAATAGTaggaaaaatgaatttcaaattaaTAGTTCTTTGGAACTAATTCATTGGGCTtgaattaggtggtgcagtggatggaacaccagccttgaattcaggaggacccgagttcaaatctggtctcagacacttaacacttcctagctgtgtgaccctgggctagtcacttaaccccagcctcaggggggaaaaaaaaattccaatagatAATACACATCACATAGTCATAGAACAAATTTTAtactaattataaaaagaaaaaatggtcagAAAATAGTAGATTTTTACCAGAATTAATTTTAGCCTGTAACCACTTCTTCATACACTCCTGATGAACATATTGCAAACTTCCAGTGCATTTGCATGGCTCTATTAGAAGATTAGAAGATGATGCAGCTGCCATCTGGCAAATTCTACACAAATCACCTTCTTCTTCATCAGAATCCTCTAAgagaagactaaaaaaaaaaaaaaaaaaaaaaaaaggaaacaactgaTGATGTGTGTTTTTCTCTTCAGATAAAATACTTTTACCCCTGACTCCACATATTTATATTTGGCTTATATTATAGAATGATCTCAAAAGTCTTATTCCCCTCAACTTAAGAGGGGAACCCAAAAACTACTTATTATCCAAGGTGAACCCAAAGCCACATAACAAGAAATTGTTATCACCATCTACTTGGAAGTAATGAAATAGCAATTCAAATCCTTTACCCATTATCTGAATGTAGCATATACACAGCAATACTGTTCACGTTTTTCTTCCCAAGGTCTTTCTAATACACAACTTGTCTCCCCAACAATCTTATTTGTGATTTCTTaaaaggacaaattatttaatgctTTGAGAGAAGCACTCATCAAGGCAATTCTCCTTTTGAACGTGTTGTGTGTGTAGGTGCAAACACatataaacaaacacacacagCTTAACTAATTATTAGTTAAAAGTCTAAGTGTTGAAAACAAGCAAAATATGCTAAATCAAATTAATCTcccccaaaaagttaaattttaatcATAATATAAGATAACCTTTTTCTTAGCAGCCTCAATCTACTTAATCTGGGCTATTAAAACCACTGGTTGAAGAGGTCTAGGTTACTCCCCCAGGTTCAGGGGAAGTGAAAGAAATTCAAAACAGCTACAAGAAGTTTCTTGTAGATTATACAACAACTTGAGCCCTCTTATACTAGAAGTTTAGCTGAATTTTTTGTCAAGGGATGGAAAAAAACTAATGTTGTGTATTTTTGTattccaagaaaataaaaatttattttgtttgctgtTATCTATCCTTAATTACTAGCATACATAATTCAATACatttatttcatagaatcatattaaatatctattgtgAATATAGCACATAGACTTTAGATCTAACTTTCAAAAATTTTCAGTTCAATTATCAATATTATTAGAAAGCATTTAAGTAAGAAAAATTCTAAGCAGGTTACTACACACAGAACTTTTATGGCTTCAAGAAAAATGCATTGGTTtacctctcttttattttttgtagtttttctggATCTCTTGATGGTAAGGTTTTAGTCTTATCATTCTGCCCATCAGATGAATTCCAACCTGAGGGAATAATATCTACAGTGATCATGACATTGTCAGATAAACTGCTTCCTAGAGCTGAGGGGACTGCAAATCGGAATAAGGAACCAGGAAGAATTCCAGATATTCCTGTATTTCTTCCACTATGAGCCAAATCTGGTGTGGAAGCAGCAGAAGCAGCTGCACTGCTGGGTACTGTAGGGGTTTGTGATCTATTGGCAGTAGTCCCAAGGGATTCATTTTGTGTTTCAAGGTGAACATCTTCATTAGACTCTCTTCTCAAAACATGATGAGGTCTAGATGGCACATCAGTAGTGCGAATTCGTGTAGATTCATCTCTTCCTTCTCGACGTCTCCTTGAAAATAAAGGTGTGCATCTATTTCTTAGAGAGGAGGACAACCAAGAACCAGCATTTCTACTTTCAGACTCTTGGCTAAAGTTTTCTGAACCAGTCTCAGAGTTAGGATTTTGGCCAACAGATGATAAACCCCATCTTCGCCTAAGAAATCTAAATCCCTGAGAAGATTCAGATGTTCTATTATCTTGAACTTCAGAAGATGAAGTTGTACTACCGCTGGATTGTGTGGAAGTCAGAACTGTTGGAGCAACATAAGAATTTTCAGAATCTAATGATCTTGTATTCAGGGAATCCTGACTAGATCTTCGTGAAAAAAAGGTAGATGACATACTAGAAGCTAGACGAGACAACAACTGCCTGGTTGTCCGCCTTCCTTCAGTGTCACTGGAAGACTCAGTCAATGATCTTTGAGATGAACCAATCCTTTCAGAATTATTAATGGAAGAAGCTTCCTCTCTATTTGGGATGTAAGAAAAACCTTGCTGTACACTCCTTTGGGGAGATTCCATTTCTCTTGGAGAAAAGTTTGATCTGGAAGAATTTCTACTTGGTTCTCTAGAATAAAATGAGGACTGATGTTCAGAAGGCCATTGACGGTTCATGGATGATGTATTTAATCTTAAAGTGTTCAGTGAATTCTCTTTTGGTCTTGCTCCTTGAGAATATGAAGAAGCAACTCTATCTTGAAGATCTATTATTAAAACAGcaagagacaaagggagaaaatgatTAGCTGAACATAATTCTGATATTAAAAAGTTTATCTGTTggcattatcttcattttgtcaTTATGCTATTCACAGAACAGATGTTACCATGTATGAAATGCAATTTTATTGCAAAAATATTCTGGGGCATGATAAAACTCATTATGGCTTAATTCTTATTTAAGatcatatatttcaaatttttatattattacatcTTGTGTACTactattgtatattatataaaatataaattttaaaattcaaaataccAACAATACAGTACTGACCAATATCATTTTTGCTATGTTGAATAGAAACAAAGTCCTCAAAAGTGCAAGTCAGTTTGAgcaaaaggaaagacagaaagatattGCCAATCTTAGAAATATGTACTTCTATTACAGACAATAGGGAACCACAGATACTTATGTTTTAATAAGTAAATGAAGAATAAACTGAAGGAGAAAGTTCAACTGAAAGATAAGTAAAATTGTAAGTGAATGATTTTTAGATCTTTTGGTCCCCAAATTTCTAGATTCAGAAATTACTGAGAATCCCTttctttacactcttaaaaagtGACTAtcccaaagagtttttatttgggTTATATGtgtcaatattttaaaagtattagaaataatgcttaaaacattaaaaattatccatttaaacataataaaatcattgtctattaaaataattttaatggggaaaaaatttttttttccaaaaacaaaattttagtgAGAAAAATggtattgtttatttatttatgaaaatttCTTTAATGTACAGCTTAGCAGAAGACAGGTGGATTCTCTTATTTGCTTCTGCATTCAATGTTGTGATgtttgaagaatgaaaaaaaatctgaagcaaaatatatgtaattggaaaggAGGACTATTTTTAATAATCAAAGTCTTATTATAAAAAGTTCTGATATCACATCATTTGTCTAGAGTAGTGATTCTAAATTTTCTGTGTGATTAGAGCCTAAAATGGGGTGGTATTCATGAGTGGAAAGGAAAGATGTGAGATTCAAGCATTAAAATTGAAAAGACGTGGCAAATTAACAGATAATGGAGGAAAAACCAAAGATGAAAGTGACACATTACTCCGAGGTTTTAAACTTGAATGACTGAGATGGTAGTTGCTATAAAGAAGTTTAGAACAgattaaaatagataataaaatttgGAGATGCTAAAATCAATATGCTTACAGGACACAACTGAAGAAATATTTAGACATACATAGCTCTAGCAGTAATTTCCATAAATATAAGTCAATCTATTGTGAACTAATGAGATCACACcaggaaaaagagattaaaaagagggcctagaaagaactttgggagatcaTCTGTAGGGACCAGTCAGAGATAGGATAACAAGTAAAAAAGATTATCACAAGAAATACCCAGAATAGGATAGTGAACAACATTAAATGTTTCTTAGAAACAAGTAAAGGGTGGGgagaggggtagctaggtggtacagtgaatagagcaccagccctgaagtcaggaagacctgagttcaaatctggcctcagacacttaacacttcctaggtgtttgaccctggacaagtcacttaaccccaattgcctcagcaaaaaaaaaaaaaaaaaaaaaaaaaaaaagaaaaagaaagaaaaaagaaaaggactaaaTAAACATGGTCAATAGAGAAATCTCTTTTGCTTAATTATGCACATTTGTTATaggtattttattgttttttaatgggGATGggtgttcataattttttttttttttttttttttttttgcagagaagtcaaaaatgatgagaaaaaagaacaagtcaAAAGATTTAACAAAAGAATACTGACAAACTATAGAAAGATGTTTCAGTCAGGAGATAGGAGAGGAAGCCtaattccaaagaatttaaaatgaatgaGATAATGAAGTATAAGCTAAGGTTTAGATTCCTTTTTCTAGAAGTATGgttatgaaagagaaaacaactgGCAAATAAACACTCACCTTATTAGTTGGGGAATCCCAAACCCAAATAATAAAATTGCTTTCTCAACTTGTTCTTCCCTCCTCCACCAAATGTCATAAATTGCACTTACTTTTCATTACTTATTTAAGGAATATatgtaaaactgaaaataaaaggcacttcacaagaaaaatacaatttaaacatACATGATGAAGATGTAAAATCACCACTTCTGTGACTATAATCCATAAGATTAATAGAGGGATCTGTTCTCCTTTCCagatctcttctctctcttactAATTCAGTCCCCAGTGATCCAAGTACCATTGAAGAAGACCTGGGAATTTGGCTATGTCTCCAAGAagaatctgaaaataaaagtgaagtTTTAATCCAAAGAGCTTTCCAAAAAGTCTTTAAAAGCTCATCCATATGTTTCACTAATATGCATTTGAAATCACCCATTTTGGGGAGACAAAATATAGCAGATCTTTTACAGAAAATAAGCCACCAATGTTTTTGAATTGCAACTTCGTTTTTGAATAGTGAAAACAGAAAGGGCACTAATTTTGCTACAGGTCAAGATCTATTCAAAGAAAACCATTTATCTAATGAAACACTATAAAAATGAAGTCTAATCTATTAAACTTCACAACTCATATTCTTAGACATAAAATGCATCATGATTGGTTATAAGAGAACTATTTTTCAGAAACAAGTTGGGACAAAACTTCTATTAATATCAATTACTAAAATTAGAATCCACATAATTAAATTTGGACCAGTTATTTATTTCATTACAAGATAAAACAACTTAAGAGATAATACACAGTAAGTATTAGCATTCAAATTTATCTGTAACAGAAGTGATTCATCTCTCTACAAGGCAAACTACCAACCTCATGAAATCAAAAATTTATGACAGGAACAATAGacatttaattcttttcatttgtctCTTGAAGAAAATGAGTGTAAAAAATGAACTCCAGTAATTAGTTGGGGGGAGGCAAGGGAGAGGGAAGGGCTAAGTGGGagaagaaattctaaatttatatactcatatacaaCAATGGTTAaaatttttcacttaatttaaaaatctgtaaatttcacaaatgaattttattttaaagtagtaTAAAACCACACCATTAAAAACCTAGCTTCATTCTCTTGCCTTAATATAATTACCTTTCAGACATTAGtaactcatatttatattatattttaaaggtttaaaaagggttttcttc from Sminthopsis crassicaudata isolate SCR6 chromosome 3, ASM4859323v1, whole genome shotgun sequence includes these protein-coding regions:
- the MARCHF7 gene encoding E3 ubiquitin-protein ligase MARCHF7 isoform X4, with product MESKPSRIPRRITVEPSSSSLSARTVSGGRGSGMSDAYHPRDSSFRLNSEHQESNLLHTSGRDWGFGEREAHETPWKFTSSSPTHFSGTFERPWSGNFLGSRSRLATSSTLTSPFQSSWYGESERTQGAYPRLQNQQREHDSKRPKLSYTSCTSTSTGRNSGSGLNSISDSSWRHSQIPRSSSMVLGSLGTELVRERRDLERRTDPSINLMDYSHRSGDFTSSSYLQDRVASSYSQGARPKENSLNTLRLNTSSMNRQWPSEHQSSFYSREPSRNSSRSNFSPREMESPQRSVQQGFSYIPNREEASSINNSERIGSSQRSLTESSSDTEGRRTTRQLLSRLASSMSSTFFSRRSSQDSLNTRSLDSENSYVAPTVLTSTQSSGSTTSSSEVQDNRTSESSQGFRFLRRRWGLSSVGQNPNSETGSENFSQESESRNAGSWLSSSLRNRCTPLFSRRRREGRDESTRIRTTDVPSRPHHVLRRESNEDVHLETQNESLGTTANRSQTPTVPSSAAASAASTPDLAHSGRNTGISGILPGSLFRFAVPSALGSSLSDNVMITVDIIPSGWNSSDGQNDKTKTLPSRDPEKLQKIKESLLLEDSDEEEGDLCRICQMAAASSSNLLIEPCKCTGSLQYVHQECMKKWLQAKINSGSSLESVTTCELCKEKLQLNLEDFDIHELHRAHANEQVSIFCLIWQSMSLSVRVCTWLCCCIYVNKAFLICWELQVKLAHVSDL
- the MARCHF7 gene encoding E3 ubiquitin-protein ligase MARCHF7 isoform X8, translating into MVLGSLGTELVRERRDLERRTDPSINLMDYSHRSGDFTSSSYLQDRVASSYSQGARPKENSLNTLRLNTSSMNRQWPSEHQSSFYSREPSRNSSRSNFSPREMESPQRSVQQGFSYIPNREEASSINNSERIGSSQRSLTESSSDTEGRRTTRQLLSRLASSMSSTFFSRRSSQDSLNTRSLDSENSYVAPTVLTSTQSSGSTTSSSEVQDNRTSESSQGFRFLRRRWGLSSVGQNPNSETGSENFSQESESRNAGSWLSSSLRNRCTPLFSRRRREGRDESTRIRTTDVPSRPHHVLRRESNEDVHLETQNESLGTTANRSQTPTVPSSAAASAASTPDLAHSGRNTGISGILPGSLFRFAVPSALGSSLSDNVMITVDIIPSGWNSSDGQNDKTKTLPSRDPEKLQKIKESLLLEDSDEEEGDLCRICQMAAASSSNLLIEPCKCTGSLQYVHQECMKKWLQAKINSGSSLESVTTCELCKEKLQLNLEDFDIHELHRAHANEQAEYEFISSGLYLVVLLHLCEQSFSDMLGTASEASTRVRFINLARTLQAHMEDLETSEDESEEDGDHNRTFDMA
- the MARCHF7 gene encoding E3 ubiquitin-protein ligase MARCHF7 isoform X5 codes for the protein MESKPSRIPRRITVEPSSSSLSARTVSGGRGSGMSDAYHPRDSSFRLNSEHQATSSTLTSPFQSSWYGESERTQGAYPRLQNQQREHDSKRPKLSYTSCTSTSTGRNSGSGLNSISDSSWRHSQIPRSSSMVLGSLGTELVRERRDLERRTDPSINLMDYSHRSGDFTSSSYLQDRVASSYSQGARPKENSLNTLRLNTSSMNRQWPSEHQSSFYSREPSRNSSRSNFSPREMESPQRSVQQGFSYIPNREEASSINNSERIGSSQRSLTESSSDTEGRRTTRQLLSRLASSMSSTFFSRRSSQDSLNTRSLDSENSYVAPTVLTSTQSSGSTTSSSEVQDNRTSESSQGFRFLRRRWGLSSVGQNPNSETGSENFSQESESRNAGSWLSSSLRNRCTPLFSRRRREGRDESTRIRTTDVPSRPHHVLRRESNEDVHLETQNESLGTTANRSQTPTVPSSAAASAASTPDLAHSGRNTGISGILPGSLFRFAVPSALGSSLSDNVMITVDIIPSGWNSSDGQNDKTKTLPSRDPEKLQKIKESLLLEDSDEEEGDLCRICQMAAASSSNLLIEPCKCTGSLQYVHQECMKKWLQAKINSGSSLESVTTCELCKEKLQLNLEDFDIHELHRAHANEQVSIFCLIWQSMSLSVRVCTWLCCCIYVNKAFLICWELQVKLAHVSDLLTLQELFRHIWKILKPLKMNLKKMETITEHLTWPNIM
- the MARCHF7 gene encoding E3 ubiquitin-protein ligase MARCHF7 isoform X3; this translates as MESKPSRIPRRITVEPSSSSLSARTVSGGRGSGMSDAYHPRDSSFRLNSEHQESNLLHTSGRDWGFGEREAHETPWKFTSSSPTHFSGTFERPWSGNFLGSRSRLATSSTLTSPFQSSWYGESERTQGAYPRLQNQQREHDSKRPKLSYTSCTSTSTGRNSGSGLNSISDSSWRHSQIPRSSSMVLGSLGTELVRERRDLERRTDPSINLMDYSHRSGDFTSSSYLQDRVASSYSQGARPKENSLNTLRLNTSSMNRQWPSEHQSSFYSREPSRNSSRSNFSPREMESPQRSVQQGFSYIPNREEASSINNSERIGSSQRSLTESSSDTEGRRTTRQLLSRLASSMSSTFFSRRSSQDSLNTRSLDSENSYVAPTVLTSTQSSGSTTSSSEVQDNRTSESSQGFRFLRRRWGLSSVGQNPNSETGSENFSQESESRNAGSWLSSSLRNRCTPLFSRRRREGRDESTRIRTTDVPSRPHHVLRRESNEDVHLETQNESLGTTANRSQTPTVPSSAAASAASTPDLAHSGRNTGISGILPGSLFRFAVPSALGSSLSDNVMITVDIIPSGWNSSDGQNDKTKTLPSRDPEKLQKIKESLLLEDSDEEEGDLCRICQMAAASSSNLLIEPCKCTGSLQYVHQECMKKWLQAKINSGSSLESVTTCELCKEKLQLNLEDFDIHELHRAHANEQAEYEFISSGLYLVVLLHLCEQSFSDMLGTASEASTRVRPLKMNLKKMETITEHLTWPNIM
- the MARCHF7 gene encoding E3 ubiquitin-protein ligase MARCHF7 isoform X1, yielding MESKPSRIPRRITVEPSSSSLSARTVSGGRGSGMSDAYHPRDSSFRLNSEHQESNLLHTSGRDWGFGEREAHETPWKFTSSSPTHFSGTFERPWSGNFLGSRSRLATSSTLTSPFQSSWYGESERTQGAYPRLQNQQREHDSKRPKLSYTSCTSTSTGRNSGSGLNSISDSSWRHSQIPRSSSMVLGSLGTELVRERRDLERRTDPSINLMDYSHRSGDFTSSSYLQDRVASSYSQGARPKENSLNTLRLNTSSMNRQWPSEHQSSFYSREPSRNSSRSNFSPREMESPQRSVQQGFSYIPNREEASSINNSERIGSSQRSLTESSSDTEGRRTTRQLLSRLASSMSSTFFSRRSSQDSLNTRSLDSENSYVAPTVLTSTQSSGSTTSSSEVQDNRTSESSQGFRFLRRRWGLSSVGQNPNSETGSENFSQESESRNAGSWLSSSLRNRCTPLFSRRRREGRDESTRIRTTDVPSRPHHVLRRESNEDVHLETQNESLGTTANRSQTPTVPSSAAASAASTPDLAHSGRNTGISGILPGSLFRFAVPSALGSSLSDNVMITVDIIPSGWNSSDGQNDKTKTLPSRDPEKLQKIKESLLLEDSDEEEGDLCRICQMAAASSSNLLIEPCKCTGSLQYVHQECMKKWLQAKINSGSSLESVTTCELCKEKLQLNLEDFDIHELHRAHANEQVSIFCLIWQSMSLSVRVCTWLCCCIYVNKAFLICWELQVKLAHVSDLLTLQELFRHIWKILKPLKMNLKKMETITEHLTWPNIM
- the MARCHF7 gene encoding E3 ubiquitin-protein ligase MARCHF7 isoform X2, translated to MESKPSRIPRRITVEPSSSSLSARTVSGGRGSGMSDAYHPRDSSFRLNSEHQESNLLHTSGRDWGFGEREAHETPWKFTSSSPTHFSGTFERPWSGNFLGSRSRLATSSTLTSPFQSSWYGESERTQGAYPRLQNQQREHDSKRPKLSYTSCTSTSTGRNSGSGLNSISDSSWRHSQIPRSSSMVLGSLGTELVRERRDLERRTDPSINLMDYSHRSGDFTSSSYLQDRVASSYSQGARPKENSLNTLRLNTSSMNRQWPSEHQSSFYSREPSRNSSRSNFSPREMESPQRSVQQGFSYIPNREEASSINNSERIGSSQRSLTESSSDTEGRRTTRQLLSRLASSMSSTFFSRRSSQDSLNTRSLDSENSYVAPTVLTSTQSSGSTTSSSEVQDNRTSESSQGFRFLRRRWGLSSVGQNPNSETGSENFSQESESRNAGSWLSSSLRNRCTPLFSRRRREGRDESTRIRTTDVPSRPHHVLRRESNEDVHLETQNESLGTTANRSQTPTVPSSAAASAASTPDLAHSGRNTGISGILPGSLFRFAVPSALGSSLSDNVMITVDIIPSGWNSSDGQNDKTKTLPSRDPEKLQKIKESLLLEDSDEEEGDLCRICQMAAASSSNLLIEPCKCTGSLQYVHQECMKKWLQAKINSGSSLESVTTCELCKEKLQLNLEDFDIHELHRAHANEQAEYEFISSGLYLVVLLHLCEQSFSDMLGTASEASTRVRFINLARTLQAHMEDLETSEDESEEDGDHNRTFDMA
- the MARCHF7 gene encoding E3 ubiquitin-protein ligase MARCHF7 isoform X6, whose product is MESKPSRIPRRITVEPSSSSLSARTVSGGRGSGMSDAYHPRDSSFRLNSEHQATSSTLTSPFQSSWYGESERTQGAYPRLQNQQREHDSKRPKLSYTSCTSTSTGRNSGSGLNSISDSSWRHSQIPRSSSMVLGSLGTELVRERRDLERRTDPSINLMDYSHRSGDFTSSSYLQDRVASSYSQGARPKENSLNTLRLNTSSMNRQWPSEHQSSFYSREPSRNSSRSNFSPREMESPQRSVQQGFSYIPNREEASSINNSERIGSSQRSLTESSSDTEGRRTTRQLLSRLASSMSSTFFSRRSSQDSLNTRSLDSENSYVAPTVLTSTQSSGSTTSSSEVQDNRTSESSQGFRFLRRRWGLSSVGQNPNSETGSENFSQESESRNAGSWLSSSLRNRCTPLFSRRRREGRDESTRIRTTDVPSRPHHVLRRESNEDVHLETQNESLGTTANRSQTPTVPSSAAASAASTPDLAHSGRNTGISGILPGSLFRFAVPSALGSSLSDNVMITVDIIPSGWNSSDGQNDKTKTLPSRDPEKLQKIKESLLLEDSDEEEGDLCRICQMAAASSSNLLIEPCKCTGSLQYVHQECMKKWLQAKINSGSSLESVTTCELCKEKLQLNLEDFDIHELHRAHANEQAEYEFISSGLYLVVLLHLCEQSFSDMLGTASEASTRVRFINLARTLQAHMEDLETSEDESEEDGDHNRTFDMA